A window of Microbacterium hominis genomic DNA:
AAGGCAGCGAACGACGTCGTCGGTGTGCGTTCGCCGGCGCGGCTGGGGGAGAATGGCATGTTGCGGTCCCGTGCTGTCCGCAGCCCACGTGAGGAACACCGAGAGGAATGACGTGACGACGACAGGAATAGACGCCACGACGGAGGTTCCCGCTCGGATCTCGAGGTCCTGGCTGCTGGTCTCGGGGCGACGCGTCGAGGCATTCGACGAGGCGCGCGGCAGCCGCGCAGACCAGATCATCCTCGACATCGAGGACGCCGTCGACCCGACGCAGAAGGACGCCGCGCGGACGGACGTCGCCGACTGGCTCGGCGGCGGCGGCAGTGCCTGGGTGCGGATCAACGATCGGAGCACCGAGTTCTGGGAGCGCGATGTCGCAGGCCTTCGCGCCGTCGCGGGACTGCGGGGCGTAGTCCTCGCCAAGACAGAGTCCGCGCAGGACGTCACCGAGACGTTCGATCGTCTGGGCGGAGACGTGCCCGTCGTTGCGCTCATCGAGTCTGCGCTGGGCATCGAGGAGGCCGTTGCGATCGCTCGGGCGCGCGGTGCGTTCCGCCTCGCTTTCGGCAGCGGCGACTACCGCCGCGACACCGGGACAAGCGCGGACGACCTCGCCATGGCCTATCCGCGCTCGCGGCTCGTCGTGGCCAGTCGGGTGGGCGGGCTGCCGGGCCCGATCGACGGTCCGACCGTCGGCTCCAGCCACCCGATCCTGCGAGAGCAGTCCGAGGTCGCGGTCGCTCTTGGCCTGACCGGTCGGCTCTGCCTTGAGCCGTCACAGCTCGCTGTTGTGAACGAGGTCATGAGCCCGACGGCATCCGACATCATCTGGGCGAGGGAGTTCCTCGCCGACTTCGAATCCCGCGGGCGAGTCGTGCGCGATGGAAGCGACCTCCCTCGCCTGGGTCGGGCGCAGAAGATCGAAGCCCTCGCCTCGGCCTTCGGGACTGGCCAGAGGTAGCGCGTACCGCTTCCCAGGACGACGGCCGGTGTCCTGGGGTCCTGGGGGCGGCTTCGATGCGAGGGGCGTTCCATGAGTGAACCGTGAGCAAGATCGTCGCGAATCTCGGTCAATCGGTTACATCGACGCAGGTCGGGCCGGTTCAGTCGTGAGTTCCTCGAGCCCTTCCCTGTCGGGCACCTCACGGGCTACCTTGTGACCAGGATCGCGGAGGGATCCGCCTGAGGGGGATCTGAATCCCGGGCGGGTGTGAACAGATGCGTGAACAACTGATGAGATTCCCCGCAGTCGACGGCAACGTTCGAGAACTCGAGTTCCGCGTGATTGCAGGGGAGTGCAGGTCTTGAGAACGAGGCGACTCGGGGTGATGCGCGGCGATCAGGGTTCAAATCCCACCGTCACCGCCATTTATCGAAGCCCCGGGATCGTTGAAAAATCAACGATCCCGGGGCTTCTTCTTTGCCCTGGTGAGCCAAACGTGAACAGAAACGTGAACAAACGCGTTCACGGATTGGGTGTGATGTCTCAGCACATGGGTGACAGTTCTGCATCAGGACATCGGTGACAGTTTGACCTGCCCCACGGATTTGGTGCCAGTGTCGGTGGCTAACTCGCGGCGGGGATGTCGTTGATTTCGAGTGTCTCGTATTCGATCGGTGTGCGGTAGCCGAGGGCGGAGTGTCGCCGCTGGCGGTTGTGGAAGATCTCGATGTACTCGAAGATCGCGTTGGCGAGCTCGACTCTGGTTTTCCACTTCTTCCGGTTCAGGAGCTCGATCTGCATCGAGGACCAGAAGCTTTCCATCATCGCGTTGTCCAGCCCGTCACCGACGGATCCGAAAGAGGGCAGCAG
This region includes:
- a CDS encoding HpcH/HpaI aldolase/citrate lyase family protein, which gives rise to MTTTGIDATTEVPARISRSWLLVSGRRVEAFDEARGSRADQIILDIEDAVDPTQKDAARTDVADWLGGGGSAWVRINDRSTEFWERDVAGLRAVAGLRGVVLAKTESAQDVTETFDRLGGDVPVVALIESALGIEEAVAIARARGAFRLAFGSGDYRRDTGTSADDLAMAYPRSRLVVASRVGGLPGPIDGPTVGSSHPILREQSEVAVALGLTGRLCLEPSQLAVVNEVMSPTASDIIWAREFLADFESRGRVVRDGSDLPRLGRAQKIEALASAFGTGQR